A window from Ignavibacteriota bacterium encodes these proteins:
- a CDS encoding cation transporter yields the protein MSHNHHINHNEFNRKFKFGIVLNSIFIIVEIIFGLTYNSLALIADAGHNLSDVLGLMIAWIANYLILKKPTKNFTYGFKRTSILAAMLNALLLIFALGIILWEAIERIKSTEIVDGNIVIIVAGIGVIINGITARLFLEGKDQDLNIKGAYLHMLTDAIISAGVVISGLLIMLTDFYWLDSVISILIVIIIFNGTWKLFKESMILSIDGVPGNINYENVRKFLLDKFEIDSLHHLHIWALSTSETALTVHVIPNANSNSNYDKLIKDINEGLLFEFGINHTTIQLENLNCKKKC from the coding sequence ATGTCGCATAATCATCATATTAATCACAACGAGTTTAACCGGAAATTTAAATTTGGAATTGTATTAAATTCAATTTTTATTATAGTTGAAATTATTTTCGGATTAACTTACAATTCATTAGCACTTATTGCCGATGCCGGACATAATCTTAGTGATGTTTTAGGTTTGATGATTGCATGGATTGCAAATTATCTTATTCTTAAAAAACCGACAAAAAATTTTACTTACGGATTCAAACGAACTTCAATTTTAGCTGCTATGTTAAACGCACTTTTATTAATATTTGCTTTAGGAATTATTCTTTGGGAAGCAATTGAAAGAATTAAATCCACAGAAATTGTTGATGGAAATATTGTAATTATTGTTGCCGGAATTGGTGTAATTATAAATGGAATTACAGCACGTTTATTTTTAGAAGGTAAGGACCAAGATTTAAATATAAAAGGCGCATATCTTCATATGCTTACCGATGCGATAATTTCTGCGGGAGTTGTTATATCTGGATTACTAATTATGTTAACTGATTTTTATTGGCTGGATTCAGTAATTAGCATTTTAATTGTAATAATTATTTTTAACGGAACTTGGAAATTATTTAAAGAATCAATGATATTATCTATTGATGGAGTTCCAGGAAATATAAATTATGAAAATGTTAGAAAATTTTTATTAGACAAATTTGAAATAGATTCATTACATCATTTACATATTTGGGCATTAAGTACATCAGAAACTGCATTAACAGTTCACGTTATTCCAAATGCAAATTCAAATTCAAATTATGATAAGCTAATAAAAGATATAAATGAAGGATTGCTGTTTGAGTTTGGGATAAATCATACAACAATCCAATTAGAAAATTTAAATTGCAAAAAAAAATGTTAG
- a CDS encoding LacI family DNA-binding transcriptional regulator yields the protein MAPTLKDVAAFVGVHPSTVSRVLRGKENLKISAKTHDKIIKAVKELNYIPDFTARALRMKKSFTIGLIVPDILNPYFARIARRIEQLGFEKRYTVIVCNTDEDQEKEIVYLNQLISRGVDGIILAPVQDSKNHIVDIVEKKIPFVLIDRIFDGIEVDSVITNNAESVVKAVAHLVKLGHTKIAFLRGQKNIYTIKNRLAGYKQALNEFNLKVDEKYIVGEGFEFEHGYEATLELLKLPELPTAIVSSGGDLVTLGAIKAIFEKGLKIPEDISIIAFFDGFYSPYLSTPLTTITHYRQKIGEKAFKLLLKQIETNKITNPKTICVDTKFEIRKSTAKPLN from the coding sequence ATGGCACCTACTCTAAAAGATGTAGCTGCTTTCGTTGGAGTACATCCTTCAACAGTTTCAAGAGTACTTCGCGGAAAAGAAAATCTTAAAATTTCTGCAAAAACACATGATAAAATAATTAAAGCCGTAAAGGAATTAAATTACATTCCCGATTTTACCGCACGTGCGTTACGAATGAAAAAAAGTTTTACTATCGGATTAATTGTTCCGGATATTTTGAACCCATATTTTGCCAGAATTGCTAGAAGAATTGAGCAATTAGGTTTTGAAAAGAGATATACAGTAATTGTTTGCAACACCGATGAAGATCAAGAAAAGGAAATTGTTTATTTAAATCAATTAATATCCAGAGGTGTTGATGGAATAATTTTAGCTCCCGTACAAGACAGTAAAAACCATATTGTTGACATAGTTGAAAAGAAAATTCCATTTGTATTGATAGACAGAATTTTTGATGGAATTGAAGTTGATTCTGTTATTACAAATAATGCTGAATCTGTTGTAAAAGCCGTTGCTCATTTAGTTAAACTTGGTCATACAAAAATTGCATTTTTACGAGGACAAAAAAATATCTACACAATTAAAAACAGACTTGCCGGTTATAAACAAGCGTTAAATGAATTTAATTTAAAAGTTGATGAAAAATACATTGTTGGTGAAGGATTTGAATTTGAACACGGATATGAAGCAACTTTAGAATTATTAAAATTACCAGAATTACCCACTGCAATTGTTTCTTCTGGTGGAGATTTAGTTACTTTAGGAGCTATTAAAGCTATTTTTGAAAAAGGTTTAAAAATTCCGGAAGATATTTCCATTATTGCTTTTTTCGATGGATTTTATTCACCTTATCTATCAACTCCATTGACAACAATTACTCATTACAGACAAAAAATTGGCGAGAAAGCTTTTAAACTTTTGCTAAAACAAATTGAAACAAATAAAATTACTAATCCAAAAACAATTTGTGTTGATACAAAATTTGAAATAAGAAAATCAACCGCTAAACCATTAAATTGA
- a CDS encoding L-fucose isomerase translates to MTFENNSKAEIRLKGSLPKIGIRPVIDGRRNGVRESLEDQTMNMAKSAAKFLTENLKHSNGMPVECVIADTTIGGVVEAALTAEKFTREGVGVSLTVTPAWCYGTEVMDIDPLIPKAIWGFNGTERPGAVYLAAALAGYSQKGLPTFSIYGRNVQDSTDTTIPEDVKQKLLLFAKAGLVVAEMKNKSYLAIGGVSMGIVGSIVDQDFLQNYLGMRTSTVDMTELIRRIDEGIFDQSEFENALKWTKENCIEGEDINKKEKQVSREQKDKDWETVVKMTIIMRDLMIGNPKLKEIGFEEESMGNNAIVSGFQGQRHWTDHFPNGDFSETILNSSFDWNGIREAFTVATENDSLNGISMLFGHLLTNTAQIFSDVRTFWSPESVKRVSNYELTGKAKYGIIHLINSGSTTLDGTGRQKQNGISVMKPFWEITQNDVEECLKATKWCPANLGYFRGGGYSSQFLTSGEMPVTMCRINMIKGLGPVLQIAEGYTVDLPLEVHNVLDRRTDPTWPTTWFAPILTGKGAFVDVYSVMKNWGANHGAISYGHIGDKLVTLASMLRIPVNMHNVSEERIFRPSAWNAFGTNNLESADFEACKNFGPIYG, encoded by the coding sequence ATGACATTTGAAAATAATTCAAAAGCAGAAATTAGATTGAAAGGCTCATTACCTAAAATTGGAATTCGTCCGGTAATTGATGGAAGAAGAAACGGTGTGAGAGAATCCTTAGAAGATCAAACGATGAACATGGCAAAATCTGCAGCAAAATTTTTAACTGAAAATTTAAAACATTCCAACGGAATGCCGGTTGAATGTGTAATTGCAGATACAACAATCGGTGGAGTTGTTGAGGCGGCTTTAACTGCGGAAAAATTTACAAGAGAAGGAGTTGGTGTTTCCTTAACAGTTACGCCAGCTTGGTGTTACGGAACTGAAGTTATGGATATTGATCCTCTTATTCCAAAAGCAATTTGGGGATTTAACGGAACAGAAAGACCCGGCGCTGTTTATTTAGCTGCTGCACTTGCCGGATATAGTCAAAAAGGACTGCCAACATTCAGTATCTATGGAAGGAACGTACAAGATTCAACTGATACAACAATTCCAGAAGATGTAAAGCAAAAACTTTTATTATTTGCAAAAGCTGGTTTAGTCGTTGCTGAAATGAAAAATAAATCATATTTAGCAATTGGCGGTGTTTCAATGGGAATTGTGGGATCAATTGTTGATCAAGATTTTTTGCAAAATTATCTTGGAATGAGAACTTCAACCGTTGATATGACTGAATTGATTAGAAGAATTGACGAAGGAATATTTGATCAATCAGAATTTGAAAATGCTTTAAAGTGGACAAAAGAAAATTGTATTGAAGGTGAAGATATAAATAAAAAAGAAAAACAAGTTTCGCGTGAGCAAAAAGATAAGGATTGGGAAACCGTTGTAAAAATGACAATCATCATGAGAGATTTGATGATCGGAAATCCCAAATTAAAAGAAATTGGATTTGAAGAAGAATCAATGGGAAATAATGCAATTGTTTCTGGATTTCAAGGACAAAGACATTGGACAGATCACTTCCCAAATGGCGATTTTTCAGAAACAATTTTAAATTCATCATTTGATTGGAATGGCATTAGAGAAGCTTTTACTGTTGCAACAGAAAATGATAGTTTAAATGGAATTTCAATGCTATTCGGACATTTATTAACAAATACAGCACAAATATTTTCTGATGTAAGAACTTTTTGGAGTCCGGAATCTGTAAAAAGAGTTTCAAATTATGAGCTAACCGGAAAAGCTAAATACGGAATTATTCATTTAATAAATTCCGGATCAACAACTTTAGATGGAACCGGAAGGCAAAAACAAAATGGAATTTCTGTTATGAAACCATTTTGGGAAATAACTCAAAATGATGTTGAAGAATGTTTGAAAGCAACAAAATGGTGTCCGGCAAATTTGGGTTATTTTAGAGGCGGCGGTTATTCTTCGCAATTTTTAACTTCTGGAGAAATGCCGGTTACAATGTGCAGAATAAATATGATTAAAGGTTTAGGTCCTGTATTACAAATCGCAGAAGGTTATACAGTAGATTTACCTTTAGAAGTTCATAATGTTTTAGATAGAAGAACAGATCCAACTTGGCCAACAACTTGGTTTGCGCCAATTTTAACAGGAAAAGGTGCATTCGTTGATGTTTATTCTGTTATGAAAAACTGGGGTGCAAATCACGGTGCAATAAGTTACGGACATATTGGAGATAAATTAGTTACACTTGCTTCAATGTTAAGAATTCCGGTTAATATGCATAATGTTTCTGAAGAAAGAATTTTTAGACCTAGTGCATGGAATGCTTTTGGAACGAACAATTTAGAATCTGCAGATTTTGAAGCTTGTAAAAATTTTGGTCCAATTTACGGATAA